One segment of Desulfovibrio inopinatus DSM 10711 DNA contains the following:
- a CDS encoding DVU_1553 family AMP-dependent CoA ligase yields MEMTPLDAWIARRIEQTGNTLHREALERFQLNALNSVLEYACHCSPFYRRHLANAPKSLTALSQWADQPLLSDEELRAYGQDMVCTSMGDISRIVTLYTSGSTGDPKRLYFTDPDLEHIIDFFRIGIPPIVGNGTSLVTLMPGSRPATVGDLIDKALSHIEIDCACYGFLTDPQDVWEFILAHKANCLVGLPSQLLALARWAIATGKISESPVMSVLVSGEPAPLWLTHEIENVFSCPVYVHYGMTETGFGGAVECAAHDGLHIREADLYLEVIDPVSARALDIGDVGEIVVTTLNRQGMPLIRYRTGDFARLLPGTCSCGSTVQRLERVRSRGDANADATRGVELGAIDAALLTHPDIVTFVPTLLLERDRARLCLDMASQRRDNIFERDIYERLRGIPELARRFESKELSLELQYVDASTCFKVMPAKRRLFVSYDYKENDNASN; encoded by the coding sequence ATGGAAATGACACCGCTCGACGCCTGGATCGCCCGCCGGATCGAGCAGACGGGTAATACGCTCCATCGGGAGGCTCTGGAACGATTTCAGTTGAACGCGCTGAACTCCGTTTTGGAGTACGCCTGTCATTGCAGTCCGTTTTATCGCCGGCACCTCGCAAACGCTCCGAAATCTCTGACCGCACTATCACAATGGGCAGACCAGCCTTTATTGAGCGATGAAGAATTGCGCGCATACGGCCAGGACATGGTTTGTACGTCGATGGGAGATATTTCACGTATCGTTACGTTGTATACCTCGGGTTCGACAGGAGATCCAAAACGACTGTATTTCACTGATCCGGATTTGGAACATATTATCGATTTTTTCCGTATCGGCATACCTCCCATAGTCGGCAACGGGACGTCACTCGTAACGCTTATGCCAGGCAGTCGTCCGGCAACGGTTGGTGACCTCATTGACAAGGCGTTGTCCCATATTGAAATCGACTGCGCGTGCTATGGATTTCTTACGGATCCACAAGACGTGTGGGAATTTATTCTTGCACACAAAGCGAATTGCCTTGTTGGCCTTCCCAGCCAACTTCTCGCTCTTGCTCGTTGGGCAATAGCTACAGGGAAAATTTCCGAATCGCCTGTTATGAGTGTTCTTGTTTCTGGCGAACCAGCGCCATTATGGTTGACGCACGAAATTGAAAACGTGTTTTCCTGCCCTGTGTATGTCCACTACGGAATGACCGAAACTGGATTTGGGGGAGCCGTGGAATGTGCAGCGCATGATGGTTTGCACATTCGTGAAGCGGATTTATATCTTGAAGTTATCGATCCGGTATCAGCTCGAGCGCTTGATATAGGTGATGTCGGCGAGATTGTCGTCACGACGTTGAATCGGCAAGGCATGCCACTCATTCGGTATCGAACAGGTGATTTTGCGCGACTATTACCGGGAACGTGCTCGTGTGGGAGTACTGTTCAACGCCTGGAGCGGGTCCGTTCTCGCGGAGATGCGAATGCTGACGCAACCAGAGGCGTCGAATTGGGAGCGATCGACGCCGCATTGTTGACTCATCCCGATATTGTGACGTTTGTACCGACTTTACTTCTTGAGCGAGATCGTGCGCGGCTATGTCTCGACATGGCTTCTCAGCGCAGGGACAACATTTTTGAGCGCGACATTTATGAACGCTTACGCGGGATTCCTGAACTTGCTCGTCGATTCGAGAGCAAGGAGCTGAGCCTGGAGCTTCAGTACGTCGATGCATCGACCTGCTTTAAGGTCATGCCAGCCAAACGCCGTCTTTTTGTTTCTTACGACTATAAGGAAAATGACAATGCCTCTAACTGA
- a CDS encoding DVU_1555 family C-GCAxxG-C-C protein: MSDDLSMDLLRYSSMGFNCSQIVMILILEGMDHENPELIRAMDGLGHGLGHCGETCGCLLGGVAALTLFAGKGSADEEPHPQKDVMVAELVEWFRESACKEYGGISCGTILSDTGGKPDMNRCSLLVSNTYAKIIDMLVEYGFDPSLPKEEQDV; the protein is encoded by the coding sequence ATGAGTGACGATCTTTCCATGGACTTGTTGCGATATTCCAGTATGGGGTTCAACTGTTCGCAGATTGTCATGATACTGATATTGGAAGGTATGGACCATGAAAACCCCGAGTTGATCCGGGCTATGGATGGTCTTGGACATGGATTGGGGCACTGTGGAGAAACATGCGGATGCCTTTTGGGGGGAGTGGCTGCACTGACATTGTTTGCTGGAAAAGGTTCAGCCGATGAAGAACCGCATCCACAAAAAGATGTCATGGTGGCTGAGCTTGTCGAGTGGTTTCGTGAATCGGCGTGCAAAGAATATGGTGGTATCTCGTGTGGTACCATTTTGAGCGATACCGGTGGTAAGCCGGACATGAACCGATGCAGCCTGCTCGTCAGTAACACGTATGCGAAGATCATTGATATGCTCGTAGAGTACGGATTTGATCCTTCACTTCCCAAGGAAGAACAGGATGTCTGA
- a CDS encoding XdhC family aldehyde oxidoreductase maturation factor produces MPLTESILKLLESKTPFALASILHQDGSTPRTAGARMIVLSSGEIEGTIGGGKVEALAIERAQEVISQNTPVLATFDLTGKKDEGVDMICGGRLEVLIEPMMNVDQLQPVFSACREAQKKQRPWIMVVSLNQTDGGLHIGRSFYVAQEVGSNIEALAAYDIPKKETADTLAQGVKGAVWDVVEKDGQRYLVESGIPRDTLYLFGGGHVAAWTAKVAAIVGFRVVVLDDRPEFSNFERFPDAERCLVPKTFDDIFTTPEMIDEPMGASSYVVIVTRGHRNDAEILEQALETQTGYLGMIGSRSKRDATYRALEEKGFDRSRFDRVHCPIGLTIGAQTPEEIGVSIVAEMIAHRAQLRTR; encoded by the coding sequence ATGCCTCTAACTGAATCCATTCTCAAATTGCTTGAATCGAAAACTCCGTTTGCTCTGGCCAGTATCCTTCATCAAGACGGTTCTACACCACGTACCGCCGGAGCACGCATGATTGTTCTTTCATCCGGAGAGATTGAGGGAACTATCGGTGGCGGAAAAGTTGAAGCCCTTGCTATTGAGCGGGCTCAGGAAGTTATTTCGCAAAACACGCCTGTTTTGGCGACGTTCGATTTGACAGGGAAAAAAGACGAAGGCGTGGACATGATTTGCGGAGGTCGGCTCGAAGTCCTTATTGAGCCGATGATGAATGTCGATCAGCTGCAACCGGTTTTTTCGGCTTGTCGTGAGGCGCAGAAAAAACAACGTCCCTGGATTATGGTCGTGAGTTTGAATCAGACGGACGGTGGTTTGCACATTGGGCGTTCATTCTATGTTGCTCAAGAAGTCGGTTCCAATATTGAAGCGCTTGCCGCGTATGATATTCCGAAGAAGGAAACGGCAGATACTTTGGCGCAGGGAGTGAAGGGGGCTGTTTGGGATGTCGTAGAAAAAGACGGTCAACGCTATCTTGTCGAGTCCGGCATTCCGCGCGACACTCTGTATCTTTTTGGTGGCGGGCATGTTGCTGCCTGGACGGCCAAAGTGGCTGCCATCGTTGGGTTCCGTGTTGTCGTGCTTGATGATCGACCGGAGTTTTCCAATTTTGAACGATTCCCCGATGCAGAACGCTGTCTTGTCCCCAAAACGTTTGATGATATTTTTACCACGCCCGAAATGATTGATGAACCCATGGGGGCGAGTAGTTATGTTGTTATCGTGACACGCGGCCACCGTAACGACGCAGAAATTTTAGAACAGGCGCTTGAAACGCAAACGGGATATCTTGGCATGATCGGTTCCCGGTCCAAGCGGGATGCCACATATAGGGCATTGGAAGAGAAGGGATTCGATCGGAGCCGCTTTGATCGAGTGCATTGTCCCATAGGGCTCACCATAGGGGCGCAGACGCCGGAAGAGATCGGCGTAAGTATCGTCGCTGAGATGATTGCGCATAGAGCACAACTCCGGACGAGATAA
- the trsS gene encoding radical SAM (seleno)protein TrsS, producing the protein MSESLPHVLSTTTSLCPHCLSVIDALYVQEGDDVFLIKTCREHGQWKTLAWRGTPAFTSWRLPKKPAPKPVQAQAKDEGCPFDCGLCEDHTQRTCTALIEVTENCNLGCPVCFAQSAGTKASDPTLDAISILLDRLAVVSSGCNVQLSGGEPTTRDDLPEIVALAKTKGFAFVQLNTNGLRLATDTAYGKALVDAGLSSVFLQFDGVDDLVYTGLRGRELFDLKKQAIAAAAELGLAVVLVPTVAAGINEHQLGAIVQFALETGTVVRGVHFQPVSLFGRFPAQFSKKRITLPDIMRGLEEQTNGLVHTHDFSPPSCEHALCSFHAKYLREADGTLKHMGQTKSCCSPQVEIQPVDALDGAHKSISCTAGQWTLPKLDKTGEPLGDMDAFLADVGQRTFSLSAMAFQDAWSLDLERLRGCCIHCVAPDGRLIPFCAYNLTSAEGHPLYRQIKDR; encoded by the coding sequence ATGTCTGAATCTTTGCCGCACGTCCTTTCCACAACAACAAGTCTGTGCCCGCATTGTCTTTCTGTCATTGATGCGCTGTATGTGCAGGAAGGCGACGATGTTTTTCTTATAAAAACGTGTCGTGAGCACGGACAGTGGAAAACCTTGGCGTGGCGTGGAACTCCGGCGTTTACCTCATGGCGTCTTCCCAAGAAACCGGCACCCAAACCGGTACAGGCTCAGGCAAAAGACGAAGGGTGTCCTTTTGATTGTGGACTGTGCGAGGATCATACACAACGAACATGTACGGCGTTGATTGAAGTTACCGAGAATTGTAACTTGGGATGTCCGGTATGTTTTGCACAAAGTGCGGGAACAAAAGCATCGGACCCAACGCTTGATGCCATATCGATACTTTTGGACAGGCTCGCTGTTGTATCTTCTGGCTGTAATGTTCAACTTTCGGGGGGAGAGCCAACAACGCGTGATGATTTACCTGAGATTGTTGCGCTCGCCAAAACGAAAGGTTTCGCTTTTGTTCAGCTCAATACGAATGGATTGCGTCTGGCAACGGATACAGCGTATGGAAAAGCGCTTGTCGATGCCGGCTTGTCGAGCGTTTTTTTACAGTTCGATGGGGTTGACGACCTTGTCTATACCGGGCTTCGTGGGCGTGAATTGTTTGATCTGAAAAAGCAAGCGATTGCTGCGGCTGCCGAACTTGGTCTTGCCGTCGTCCTTGTTCCGACGGTGGCAGCTGGTATTAATGAGCATCAGCTTGGCGCAATCGTACAATTCGCATTAGAGACTGGAACGGTGGTCCGTGGAGTCCATTTTCAGCCTGTCAGCCTCTTTGGTCGATTTCCGGCACAATTTTCCAAAAAGCGCATTACATTACCGGATATCATGCGTGGTCTGGAAGAACAGACCAATGGTCTTGTGCATACACATGATTTTTCGCCACCTTCCTGTGAACATGCGTTATGTTCCTTTCATGCCAAATACTTACGTGAAGCCGATGGAACGCTAAAACATATGGGGCAGACCAAGTCCTGTTGTTCGCCTCAAGTCGAGATACAACCTGTTGACGCTCTGGACGGGGCACATAAGTCCATTAGCTGTACAGCCGGACAATGGACGTTACCCAAGCTCGATAAAACTGGCGAACCACTTGGCGACATGGACGCTTTTCTTGCCGATGTCGGACAACGGACCTTCAGCCTTTCAGCCATGGCGTTTCAGGATGCGTGGTCTCTTGATCTGGAACGCTTGCGTGGGTGCTGCATTCATTGTGTTGCTCCAGATGGTCGTCTCATTCCGTTTTGCGCATACAATCTGACATCAGCCGAAGGACACCCGCTTTATCGTCAAATCAAGGACCGATAA